The Methylomicrobium lacus LW14 genome window below encodes:
- a CDS encoding vWA domain-containing protein: protein MIQLIWPWLIILLPLPWLIRRLLPPLLPAEQAALKVPFLDDFAAGKTDAVSQPRKWPLRLAMLAWLLLVIAGMRPQWLGEPIEQGISGRDLMLAIDLSGSMEEQDFVINKQQVDRLTAAKWVASDFIERRAGDRIGLILFGTQAYLQTPLTFDRKTVNTLLDESAIGLAGDNTAIGDAIGLAVKRLKNQPANSRVLILMTDGANTAGEVSPLKAAELAANNQLKIYTIGIGADEMVVRSLFGAQKVNPSRDLDEKTLLDIAQKTGGRYFRARNTRELNNIYMLLDQLEPVNKDSQYFRPRQELFFWPLGLALALAAGVCLSRLRWS, encoded by the coding sequence ATGATTCAACTTATCTGGCCCTGGCTGATTATTCTTTTGCCGCTGCCCTGGCTGATCCGGCGTTTGCTGCCGCCGTTGCTGCCGGCCGAACAGGCGGCGCTGAAAGTGCCCTTCCTGGATGACTTTGCCGCCGGCAAGACCGATGCCGTTTCGCAGCCCCGAAAATGGCCGCTGCGTCTGGCGATGCTGGCGTGGCTGCTTTTAGTGATCGCCGGCATGCGTCCGCAATGGCTCGGCGAGCCGATCGAGCAGGGGATCAGCGGGCGCGACCTGATGCTCGCGATCGACCTGTCCGGCAGCATGGAAGAACAGGATTTCGTGATCAACAAGCAGCAGGTCGACCGCTTGACCGCGGCCAAATGGGTCGCCAGCGATTTCATCGAACGCCGGGCCGGCGACCGGATCGGCCTGATCCTGTTCGGCACCCAGGCTTATCTGCAAACGCCGCTGACCTTCGACCGCAAGACCGTCAATACCCTGCTCGATGAATCGGCGATCGGCCTGGCCGGCGACAACACCGCGATCGGCGATGCGATCGGCCTGGCAGTCAAGCGCTTGAAGAATCAGCCCGCCAACAGCCGGGTCTTGATCCTGATGACCGACGGCGCGAATACCGCCGGCGAGGTGTCGCCGTTGAAAGCGGCGGAACTGGCCGCGAATAATCAGTTGAAAATTTACACGATCGGCATCGGCGCGGACGAAATGGTCGTGCGCAGCCTGTTCGGCGCGCAGAAGGTCAATCCGTCGCGCGACCTCGACGAAAAAACCCTGCTCGACATCGCGCAAAAAACCGGCGGCCGTTATTTCCGCGCCCGCAACACCCGGGAATTGAACAATATCTATATGCTGCTGGACCAATTGGAGCCGGTCAACAAGGACAGCCAATATTTCCGTCCTCGGCAAGAACTGTTTTTCTGGCCTCTGGGCCTGGCGCTCGCCTTGGCGGCCGGGGTCTGTTTGTCACGTTTACGATGGTCATGA
- a CDS encoding vWA domain-containing protein: protein MSFSEFHFIRPYWLLALIPAIALLVMLLRHKLSRGNWASVCDPALLPYLLQEKAVHTSRKSLLLGAVMALLAIVALAGPTFQRLPSPVFRNDSALVIALDLSRSMDAEDIKPSRLIRARYKIADLLQRRKDGQTALLVFAGDAFTVTPLTDDTETIASQLEALTTDIMPTQGSQAEAALNLAVQLLRQAGLQKGEIILMTDGVESDAALAAAKKLNGYHLSVLGVGTAEGAPIALPNGGFLKDEQGAIVIPKLDPNKLAELAGAGGGVYQSITADDSDIENVLANLDTTVPEAQGHTENPLLIDLWDDLGPWIVLAVLPLAALSFRRGLLCVAFLTLLPLPENSYALGWQDLWRTKDQQAAAAFEQKQYERAAELFENPDWKAAAQYRSDKAQTGKLQAPKTATGFYNQGNVLAKSGRFEEAIAAYDKSLAIDPNNEDAIYNKKLVEEALKQQQQQQQQQKDQKQDSEKEQQQKPQDQSASEQKPEQKDEKAEAKNGDKAQEKPETGAEKAPEKAEEPPKQSEEQQAKDSAAAKEDQKESDPAKQNEASAQPIPPSDETQQANEQWLNRIPDDPAGLLKRKFKYQYGQRQQRSGNKAQNW from the coding sequence ATGAGTTTCAGCGAATTTCATTTTATCCGGCCCTACTGGCTGTTGGCATTGATTCCGGCGATCGCGCTTCTGGTCATGCTGCTGCGTCACAAGCTCAGCCGCGGCAACTGGGCTTCGGTTTGCGATCCGGCGCTGCTGCCCTATCTGCTCCAGGAGAAGGCGGTGCATACCAGCCGCAAGTCTCTGCTGCTCGGCGCCGTGATGGCGCTGCTGGCGATCGTCGCGCTGGCCGGCCCGACCTTTCAGCGCCTGCCATCGCCGGTGTTCAGAAACGATTCGGCCTTGGTGATCGCGCTGGATTTGTCGCGTTCGATGGATGCGGAAGACATCAAGCCGAGCCGCCTGATCCGGGCCCGCTACAAGATCGCCGATCTGTTGCAGCGGCGCAAGGACGGCCAGACCGCGCTGCTGGTGTTTGCGGGCGATGCGTTTACGGTGACCCCTTTGACCGACGATACCGAAACGATCGCGAGCCAACTGGAGGCATTGACGACCGACATCATGCCGACTCAGGGCAGTCAGGCGGAGGCGGCGCTGAATCTGGCCGTCCAATTGCTCCGGCAGGCCGGCCTGCAGAAAGGCGAGATCATCCTGATGACCGATGGCGTCGAATCGGATGCCGCACTTGCGGCCGCGAAAAAGTTGAACGGTTATCACTTGTCGGTGCTCGGCGTCGGCACCGCCGAAGGCGCGCCGATCGCACTGCCGAACGGCGGTTTCTTGAAGGACGAACAGGGCGCGATCGTCATTCCGAAACTGGACCCCAATAAACTTGCCGAATTGGCCGGCGCGGGCGGCGGCGTCTACCAAAGCATCACGGCGGACGACAGCGACATCGAAAACGTGCTGGCCAACCTCGATACGACCGTGCCGGAGGCGCAAGGCCATACGGAAAACCCGTTGCTGATCGACCTTTGGGACGATCTCGGCCCCTGGATCGTGCTCGCGGTGTTGCCTTTGGCCGCGCTCTCGTTCCGTCGGGGTTTATTGTGCGTCGCATTTTTGACTTTGCTGCCGCTGCCTGAAAACAGCTATGCGCTGGGCTGGCAGGATTTGTGGCGGACCAAGGATCAGCAGGCCGCGGCAGCTTTTGAGCAAAAGCAGTATGAGCGTGCGGCCGAATTGTTCGAGAACCCGGACTGGAAGGCGGCCGCACAATACCGTTCGGACAAGGCGCAGACCGGAAAATTGCAAGCGCCGAAGACCGCGACCGGTTTTTATAATCAGGGCAATGTGCTCGCGAAATCGGGCCGCTTCGAGGAAGCGATCGCCGCTTACGACAAATCGCTGGCGATCGATCCCAATAATGAAGACGCCATATATAATAAAAAACTGGTCGAAGAGGCGCTGAAACAGCAACAACAGCAACAACAGCAACAGAAAGATCAAAAGCAAGACTCGGAAAAGGAGCAACAGCAAAAGCCGCAGGATCAGTCCGCTTCCGAGCAGAAGCCCGAACAAAAAGACGAAAAAGCCGAAGCCAAGAACGGCGATAAGGCGCAGGAAAAACCCGAAACCGGCGCCGAGAAAGCGCCGGAGAAAGCCGAAGAGCCGCCAAAACAGTCCGAAGAGCAACAGGCCAAGGACAGCGCCGCGGCAAAGGAAGACCAGAAAGAATCGGACCCGGCCAAGCAAAATGAAGCGTCTGCGCAACCGATACCGCCGTCCGACGAAACGCAACAGGCCAATGAGCAATGGTTGAACCGGATTCCGGACGATCCGGCCGGTTTGTTGAAACGCAAATTCAAATACCAGTACGGCCAGCGCCAGCAGCGCTCCGGCAACAAGGCGCAAAATTGGTAA
- a CDS encoding BatD family protein, with protein sequence MLTMVNKINRSGAVLWLLLCQAVLMHAALAATIQATVDRNPVNLDESFQIVFSADETPDDEPDFSPLEEDFDVLSQSHSNNVSLINGKMSRSVRWTLNVMAKHAGNLEVPAISFGKDTSEPAALLVNEKSGNDDLSNQEDIFIEVEAAPENPYIQSQILYTVRIYSRVEIARASIDEPEQADAVIEKLGDDKNFQTQVKGENYMVTERRYAIFPQKSGMITLAPLVLTAEVLTNSRSGFNGFFGSNVTRTQRASSKAISLTVKPAPASFTGKHWLAAEQLELKEEWSGDLKNIKAGEPVTRTLTVLAKGSTVGQLPELHKAASEESVKFYPDQPVLQEQKNVDGLLAKRQEKIALIPAKAGSFKLPAIEIPWFNTRTQQMEIAKIPETTIAVASSGPAPATEPAKPLAVNPEAKLQPLVIESQTSARQNIWIWVSAALAAGWLATGVFFLRRRPRREADKNETQEIKSSGEYRQHLKQACADNDHLAAKNALLDWGREQFNAHSLGGIAKCCDARLRDEILALNKALYCKDAQPWQGKKLYQAFTENKAREQWTAAKDEALEPLFRL encoded by the coding sequence ATGCTGACGATGGTTAACAAGATCAATCGAAGCGGAGCCGTCCTGTGGCTGCTGTTATGTCAGGCGGTGTTGATGCATGCGGCCCTCGCGGCCACGATCCAGGCCACTGTCGATCGCAATCCGGTCAATCTGGACGAATCGTTTCAGATCGTCTTCAGCGCCGACGAAACGCCAGACGACGAGCCTGATTTCAGCCCGCTGGAGGAGGATTTCGATGTGCTTTCGCAAAGCCACAGCAATAATGTATCCCTGATCAACGGCAAGATGAGCCGTAGCGTGCGCTGGACCTTGAATGTGATGGCCAAACATGCGGGCAATCTGGAGGTGCCGGCGATCAGTTTCGGCAAGGACACGAGCGAGCCGGCCGCCTTGCTGGTGAACGAAAAATCCGGCAACGACGATTTGAGCAATCAGGAAGACATCTTCATCGAGGTCGAGGCGGCGCCGGAAAATCCTTATATCCAGTCGCAGATTTTATACACGGTCAGAATCTATAGCCGGGTCGAAATCGCCAGGGCGTCGATCGACGAGCCGGAGCAGGCCGATGCGGTGATCGAGAAGCTCGGCGACGACAAGAATTTCCAGACCCAGGTGAAGGGCGAGAACTATATGGTCACCGAACGCCGCTATGCGATTTTTCCGCAAAAAAGCGGCATGATCACGCTCGCCCCGCTGGTGCTGACCGCGGAAGTGCTCACGAACTCGCGCTCGGGCTTCAACGGCTTTTTCGGTTCGAACGTGACCCGCACCCAGCGTGCTTCCTCGAAGGCGATCAGCCTGACGGTCAAGCCGGCGCCGGCATCGTTTACCGGCAAGCACTGGCTGGCGGCCGAACAACTGGAGCTGAAGGAAGAATGGTCCGGCGATTTGAAGAACATCAAAGCCGGCGAGCCGGTGACCCGCACGCTGACCGTACTGGCCAAGGGCAGCACGGTCGGGCAATTGCCGGAACTGCACAAGGCGGCCTCGGAAGAGTCGGTCAAATTCTATCCGGATCAGCCGGTCCTGCAGGAGCAAAAAAACGTCGACGGCCTGTTGGCGAAGCGCCAGGAAAAAATCGCGTTGATCCCGGCTAAGGCGGGTTCATTCAAACTGCCGGCGATCGAAATTCCGTGGTTCAATACGCGGACTCAGCAAATGGAGATCGCGAAGATTCCCGAAACCACGATTGCCGTGGCGTCTTCAGGTCCTGCACCGGCTACAGAGCCCGCCAAACCTCTGGCGGTGAATCCGGAGGCCAAACTTCAGCCTTTGGTGATCGAGAGCCAGACCAGCGCGAGGCAAAATATCTGGATCTGGGTTTCTGCGGCCCTGGCGGCGGGCTGGCTGGCGACGGGGGTGTTTTTCCTGAGACGGCGGCCCCGGCGCGAAGCGGATAAGAATGAAACGCAAGAGATTAAGTCCTCGGGCGAATACCGCCAACACCTCAAACAAGCCTGCGCGGACAATGATCATTTGGCCGCGAAGAACGCCTTGCTGGACTGGGGGCGGGAGCAATTTAACGCGCACAGCCTGGGTGGAATCGCCAAGTGCTGCGATGCAAGGCTTCGGGATGAGATTCTGGCGTTGAACAAGGCGCTGTACTGCAAGGATGCGCAGCCGTGGCAAGGCAAGAAATTGTATCAGGCCTTTACCGAAAACAAGGCGCGGGAACAGTGGACGGCGGCCAAGGATGAGGCGCTGGAGCCGTTATTCCGCTTATAA
- the nudE gene encoding ADP compounds hydrolase NudE → MADKPIILNKTTVAKSRLFHIEALDIQFSNGVQRSFERLTRGRPGGAVLIIPMLDDDTVLLIREYSAGVHRYELGLPKGKTDPGETFLEAANRELKEEVGYGANKLHHLSSFSLAPSYLEHMTEIILAEDLYAEKLAGDEPEELEVVPWKLSEINALIATGECTEARSIAALFMALEYLKARPL, encoded by the coding sequence GTGGCCGACAAACCGATCATCCTGAACAAAACCACCGTCGCCAAAAGCCGTTTGTTTCATATCGAAGCGCTCGATATCCAATTCAGCAACGGCGTGCAGCGCAGTTTCGAGCGGCTGACCCGCGGCAGGCCCGGCGGCGCGGTGCTGATCATACCGATGCTCGATGACGACACCGTGCTGCTGATCAGGGAATATTCGGCCGGCGTGCATCGCTACGAACTGGGCCTGCCGAAAGGCAAGACCGATCCGGGCGAGACGTTTCTGGAAGCCGCGAACCGGGAGCTGAAGGAAGAAGTCGGCTACGGCGCGAACAAGCTGCATCATCTGAGTTCGTTTTCGCTCGCGCCGTCCTATCTCGAACACATGACCGAGATCATCCTGGCCGAGGATCTGTACGCGGAAAAATTGGCCGGCGACGAACCCGAGGAACTGGAAGTGGTGCCCTGGAAGCTCTCCGAGATCAACGCGCTGATCGCGACCGGCGAATGCACCGAGGCACGCTCGATCGCGGCGCTGTTCATGGCGCTCGAATATTTGAAGGCGCGCCCTTTATAA
- the yrfG gene encoding GMP/IMP nucleotidase produces MIDWNKIDTVLLDMDGTLLDLNFDNHFWKEFVPLNYARKKGLTPAQAKEELIPLFKSMEGRLEWYCLDYWSQALELDIVGLKAEIAGLISVLPHVVEFLEAVKRTPRKVLLVTNAHPDSLGLKMEKTCLHPFFDEIISSHASGKPKEHAEFWHWLHRRQPFDKSRTLLIDDSLAVLNSAKAFGIENLLSVSRPDSAQPKKVILAYRAIEDFRELMAGL; encoded by the coding sequence ATGATCGATTGGAACAAAATTGACACCGTTTTGCTCGATATGGACGGCACCTTGCTGGATTTGAACTTCGACAATCATTTCTGGAAGGAATTCGTGCCGCTGAACTATGCCCGGAAAAAAGGCCTGACGCCGGCCCAGGCCAAGGAAGAACTGATACCGCTGTTCAAAAGCATGGAAGGCCGGCTCGAATGGTATTGTCTGGACTACTGGAGCCAGGCGCTGGAACTGGACATCGTCGGTTTGAAAGCCGAGATCGCCGGCCTGATCAGCGTGTTGCCGCATGTGGTCGAGTTTCTCGAAGCGGTCAAGCGCACGCCCCGGAAGGTGCTGCTGGTCACCAACGCGCATCCGGACAGTCTCGGGCTCAAAATGGAAAAGACCTGCCTGCATCCCTTCTTCGACGAAATCATCAGTTCGCACGCCTCCGGCAAACCGAAGGAGCATGCCGAGTTCTGGCATTGGCTGCATCGGCGCCAGCCCTTCGATAAAAGCCGGACGCTGTTGATCGACGACAGCCTGGCCGTGTTGAATTCGGCCAAGGCATTCGGCATCGAAAATCTGCTGTCGGTCAGCCGGCCGGATTCAGCGCAGCCGAAAAAGGTGATTCTCGCTTATCGGGCTATTGAGGATTTTCGGGAGTTGATGGCCGGGCTCTAG